One window of Paenibacillus albicereus genomic DNA carries:
- a CDS encoding DUF6886 family protein, whose protein sequence is MFRPRVKANRTELPPVVWAVDEEREFTFWVPRACPRIVYWRSEGMSAEDERRFFGTTSAPAVMAVESGWLERIQSAALYRYELPADGFERFDEIAGYSISRVEKVPSSVTRMTGLLERLAASGIELRLTPSLHPLREALLGSTVTRFGIHQFGNASPPLA, encoded by the coding sequence GTGTTCCGCCCCCGGGTGAAGGCGAACCGGACGGAGCTGCCGCCGGTCGTGTGGGCGGTCGACGAGGAGCGGGAGTTCACGTTCTGGGTGCCGCGCGCCTGCCCGAGGATCGTCTACTGGAGGAGCGAGGGCATGTCGGCGGAGGACGAGCGGCGCTTCTTCGGCACGACCTCCGCGCCGGCGGTGATGGCGGTCGAGTCCGGCTGGCTGGAGCGCATCCAGTCGGCGGCGCTGTACCGCTACGAGCTGCCGGCGGACGGCTTCGAGCGGTTCGACGAGATCGCGGGCTATTCCATTTCCCGAGTGGAAAAAGTCCCGTCCTCCGTAACCCGGATGACGGGACTGCTGGAAAGGCTGGCCGCCTCCGGCATTGAGCTGCGCCTGACGCCAAGCCTGCATCCGCTGCGCGAAGCGCTCCTCGGCTCCACCGTGACGCGCTTCGGCATCCATCAGTTCGGCAACGCCTCGCCGCCGCTCGCCTAG
- a CDS encoding VOC family protein — translation MKALAIGIAGGTDSGKTTLARRLHERLSGSGWSPPACRSRAERLVVRRPGRSGAVRVDGGGAAEATDEFHQNQGGEAMIPQRVSLITLGAYELPKLRRFYRSLGWEELPVSSDAYAVFRTAGVLLSLYPAAELARDAGIQLPEQPGAYRPVTLAVNVDRREEVDAALQAVRQAGAEVLREPCDAVWGGRIAYFADPERNVWEIAWNPTAVFDERGGMISF, via the coding sequence GTGAAAGCGCTTGCGATCGGCATCGCCGGAGGTACAGACAGCGGCAAGACGACGCTTGCCCGCCGGCTGCACGAGCGGCTGTCAGGCTCCGGCTGGAGCCCGCCGGCATGCCGATCTCGTGCTGAACGGCTCGTCGTCCGGCGGCCGGGGAGAAGCGGCGCTGTCCGAGTGGATGGAGGAGGAGCTGCGGAGGCGACCGACGAATTCCACCAGAACCAAGGAGGAGAAGCCATGATTCCGCAACGAGTCAGCCTGATTACGCTGGGCGCTTATGAGCTGCCCAAGCTTCGGCGGTTCTACCGCAGCCTCGGCTGGGAGGAGCTGCCGGTCAGCTCGGATGCCTATGCCGTCTTCCGCACGGCCGGCGTGCTGCTGTCGCTGTATCCGGCAGCCGAGCTGGCCCGGGACGCGGGCATCCAGCTGCCGGAGCAACCGGGGGCGTACCGCCCCGTGACGCTGGCCGTCAACGTCGATCGACGCGAAGAGGTGGACGCGGCCTTGCAGGCGGTCCGTCAAGCCGGGGCGGAGGTGCTGCGAGAGCCCTGTGACGCCGTCTGGGGAGGGCGGATCGCCTATTTCGCCGACCCGGAGCGCAACGTGTGGGAGATCGCTTGGAACCCGACCGCCGTCTTCGACGAGCGCGGCGGGATGATTTCGTTCTGA
- a CDS encoding ECF transporter S component, producing MGLAMWRRELYLPLSLAMIGLAMLPFFIRFERRRLRAEELLLVAMLGAIAAVSRIPFVALPSVQPVSFIVIMAALVFGAEAGFLVGAIAAIVSNLFLGQGPWTPWQMFSWGMIGFTAGLLRHTRLMGSAWGRAAFGFAWGFLFGWIMNLWGLLGFVGDLSWPAIAASYAASFPFDLAHALSNVVFLALFSGTWLKILGRARRKYGLLDP from the coding sequence ATGGGGCTGGCGATGTGGCGGCGCGAGCTGTATTTGCCGCTCAGTCTCGCCATGATCGGGCTGGCGATGCTGCCGTTCTTCATCCGCTTCGAGCGGAGGCGGCTGCGGGCGGAGGAGCTGCTGCTCGTCGCCATGCTCGGCGCGATCGCGGCGGTGAGCCGCATTCCGTTCGTCGCGCTGCCGAGCGTGCAGCCGGTGTCGTTCATCGTCATCATGGCGGCGCTCGTGTTCGGGGCCGAGGCCGGCTTCCTCGTCGGCGCGATCGCCGCGATCGTCTCCAACCTGTTCCTCGGCCAAGGCCCATGGACGCCGTGGCAGATGTTCAGCTGGGGGATGATCGGCTTCACCGCCGGACTGCTGCGCCACACCCGCCTCATGGGCAGCGCGTGGGGACGGGCGGCGTTCGGCTTCGCCTGGGGCTTCCTGTTCGGCTGGATCATGAACCTGTGGGGGCTGCTCGGCTTCGTCGGCGACCTCAGCTGGCCGGCGATCGCCGCGTCCTACGCGGCGAGCTTTCCGTTCGATCTGGCGCATGCGCTCAGCAACGTGGTATTCCTCGCCCTGTTCTCGGGCACCTGGCTGAAGATCCTCGGCCGCGCCAGGCGCAAGTACGGCCTGCTCGACCCGTAG
- a CDS encoding ABC transporter ATP-binding protein: MASYQIEDVSFRYAGSAEPKLEGVSLSIREGEFVLLCGPSGSGKTTLLRQLKREAAPAGERTGVIRYAGEPLEALSESRSAEEIGMVFQDPDSQIVMSTAWQELTFAMENLGYPAAAIQRRLAELVPFFGIESWLHRAPSELSGGQKQLLSLASVMTLRPRVLLLDEPTAQLDPVAAREFIGLIARLNEELGLTVVLSEHRYEDLFPLASRVVLLREGRVAVDAPPREAARAIWREGRLESARLLPAVARLCLDAEPLEPAVADVPLTVREGRAWLRGALERLGPELGRGRSGERGGEREAPALASPGLAGKRAGSGGEAVSAAGQPAPESAATVAPEGFGASASAGTVASLGSGASASAATVALASAAPSGRSASAPPAERPLLECRDLVFAYAKDEPLVLSRLSLEVRRGEWMALLGSNGAGKSTLLQCIAGALEPQRGRILLGGEPLASGSSLRRLLLRRKGSGEPQPQRGLAGPDARPEGGSGGGARSAAAASQGPGSPEAGRREDREPRLRGAAALRGRIGYVAQNPLLYFTRDTVGAQLEDRLRRLGLKEAASPLAELEALLELEGLRDKHPYDISGGQQQKLALLLVLLGQPELLLLDEPTKGLDPESKHRLAGLLGDIRERGATLLMVTHDVEFAAAYADRCGLLFDGRMAGLQPTRAFMSDNYYYTTSVRRAAGELLPELLTLGDLGHA, translated from the coding sequence TTGGCGTCTTATCAGATCGAAGATGTGAGCTTCCGCTACGCCGGCTCGGCGGAGCCGAAGCTGGAGGGCGTGAGCCTCTCCATCCGGGAGGGGGAGTTCGTGCTCCTCTGCGGGCCGTCCGGCTCGGGCAAGACGACGCTGCTGCGCCAGCTCAAGCGGGAGGCGGCGCCGGCGGGCGAGCGCACGGGCGTCATCCGCTACGCGGGCGAGCCGCTGGAGGCGCTGAGCGAGTCCCGCTCCGCCGAGGAGATCGGCATGGTGTTCCAGGACCCGGACAGCCAGATCGTCATGAGCACGGCGTGGCAGGAGCTGACGTTCGCGATGGAGAACCTCGGCTATCCGGCGGCGGCGATCCAGCGGCGGCTGGCGGAGCTCGTGCCGTTCTTCGGCATCGAGAGCTGGCTGCACCGGGCTCCGAGCGAGCTGTCGGGCGGGCAAAAGCAGCTGCTCAGCCTGGCGTCGGTCATGACGCTGCGGCCGCGCGTGCTGCTGCTCGACGAGCCGACGGCGCAGCTCGATCCCGTCGCCGCGCGCGAGTTCATCGGACTGATCGCCCGGCTGAACGAGGAGCTCGGCTTGACGGTGGTTCTCTCCGAGCACCGGTACGAGGATCTGTTTCCGCTGGCGAGCCGCGTCGTGCTGCTGCGCGAGGGCCGCGTCGCGGTCGACGCGCCGCCGCGCGAGGCGGCGCGCGCGATCTGGCGCGAAGGCCGCTTGGAGTCGGCGCGCCTGCTGCCGGCAGTAGCCCGGCTGTGCCTCGATGCGGAGCCGCTGGAGCCGGCGGTGGCGGACGTGCCGCTGACCGTGCGCGAAGGCCGCGCCTGGCTGCGCGGCGCGCTGGAGCGCCTCGGGCCGGAGCTCGGCCGCGGGCGGAGCGGGGAGCGGGGCGGCGAGCGGGAAGCGCCAGCGCTTGCTTCGCCGGGCCTGGCCGGCAAAAGGGCCGGCAGCGGCGGCGAAGCGGTTTCTGCGGCTGGGCAGCCGGCTCCCGAAAGCGCGGCGACCGTGGCGCCTGAAGGCTTCGGAGCTTCGGCAAGCGCGGGGACCGTGGCGTCTCTAGGCTCCGGAGCTTCCGCAAGCGCGGCGACCGTCGCCCTGGCATCGGCCGCCCCGAGCGGGCGCTCCGCCTCTGCTCCGCCCGCCGAGCGCCCGCTGCTGGAGTGCCGCGACCTCGTCTTCGCCTACGCCAAGGACGAGCCGCTCGTGCTCTCGCGGCTGTCGCTCGAGGTGCGGCGCGGCGAGTGGATGGCGCTGCTGGGCAGCAACGGCGCCGGCAAGTCGACGCTGCTCCAGTGCATCGCGGGCGCGCTCGAGCCGCAGCGCGGCCGCATCCTGCTCGGCGGCGAGCCGCTGGCATCCGGCAGCTCGCTGCGCCGCCTGCTGCTCCGTCGCAAAGGCTCCGGCGAGCCGCAGCCGCAGCGCGGCCTAGCCGGGCCAGATGCGCGCCCGGAAGGTGGCAGCGGCGGAGGGGCTCGCTCCGCCGCTGCCGCTTCGCAAGGCCCCGGCTCGCCGGAAGCCGGCCGCCGGGAGGACCGCGAGCCGCGCCTGCGCGGCGCCGCCGCCTTGCGCGGGCGCATCGGCTACGTCGCGCAGAATCCGCTCCTCTATTTCACCCGCGATACGGTCGGCGCCCAGCTCGAGGACCGGCTGCGCCGGCTCGGGCTGAAGGAAGCGGCTTCGCCGCTGGCGGAGCTCGAAGCGCTGCTGGAGCTGGAAGGGCTGCGGGACAAGCATCCGTACGACATCAGCGGCGGCCAGCAGCAGAAGCTGGCGCTGCTGCTCGTGCTGCTCGGCCAGCCGGAGCTGCTGCTGCTCGACGAGCCGACCAAAGGGCTCGATCCCGAGTCCAAGCATCGCCTCGCCGGGCTGCTCGGCGACATCCGGGAGCGCGGCGCGACGCTGCTCATGGTCACCCATGACGTCGAGTTCGCCGCTGCCTACGCCGACCGCTGCGGACTGCTGTTCGACGGCCGGATGGCGGGGCTGCAGCCGACGCGCGCGTTCATGAGCGACAACTACTACTATACGACGTCCGTCCGGCGCGCCGCCGGCGAGCTGCTGCCGGAGCTGCTGACGCTGGGGGACCTCGGCCATGCCTAA
- a CDS encoding energy-coupling factor transporter transmembrane component T, whose translation MVFGFAGLHPRVSFAYFALLLLCCMLFRHPVLLGMTLAASVLLNVSLDGGRRLRRSLPAYLLIALLAAVANPLFSSRGATILFYFRDRPVTMEAIAYGGLSAAALLSLLIAFTAFNLVLDSGRLLRLLAPVAPQTAFAVTVSMRFVPLLTRRLGQIRAVQRAMGDLPERMGRRRYLREGMETLHALVAWSLEEALQTALSMRARGYGIGPRSSADASRLDGRDWAFLWALLLLGSNILIGRATGVHAYEVYPRLDPLQETPLGWVHLGCYLLFLALPILMNGKERLHWRLIRSKM comes from the coding sequence ATGGTCTTCGGCTTCGCCGGCCTCCATCCGCGCGTCTCCTTCGCCTACTTCGCCCTGCTGCTGCTGTGCTGCATGCTGTTCCGGCATCCGGTGCTGCTCGGGATGACGCTGGCGGCGTCTGTGCTGCTCAACGTCTCGCTCGACGGCGGGCGCAGGCTGCGCCGCAGCCTGCCCGCCTACCTCCTGATCGCGCTGCTCGCGGCCGTCGCCAACCCGCTGTTCTCCAGCCGAGGCGCGACGATCCTGTTCTACTTCCGCGACCGGCCGGTGACGATGGAGGCGATCGCCTACGGCGGGCTGTCGGCGGCCGCGCTGCTGAGCCTGCTGATCGCCTTCACGGCGTTCAACCTCGTGCTGGACTCCGGCCGGCTGCTGCGGCTGCTCGCGCCGGTCGCTCCGCAGACGGCGTTCGCGGTGACGGTGTCGATGCGCTTCGTGCCGCTGCTGACGCGCCGGCTGGGCCAGATCCGGGCCGTGCAGCGCGCGATGGGCGACCTGCCGGAGCGCATGGGCCGCCGCCGCTACCTGCGCGAGGGGATGGAGACGCTGCATGCGCTCGTCGCCTGGTCGCTGGAGGAGGCGCTGCAGACCGCGCTGTCGATGCGCGCGCGCGGCTACGGCATCGGCCCGCGCAGCAGCGCCGACGCCTCGCGGCTGGACGGCCGGGACTGGGCGTTCCTGTGGGCGCTGCTGCTGCTCGGCAGCAACATCCTCATCGGGCGCGCGACGGGCGTGCATGCCTATGAGGTCTACCCGCGTCTCGACCCGCTGCAGGAGACGCCGCTCGGCTGGGTGCATCTAGGCTGCTATCTGCTCTTTCTGGCGCTGCCCATCCTCATGAACGGAAAGGAGAGGCTGCATTGGCGTCTTATCAGATCGAAGATGTGA
- a CDS encoding DUF4430 domain-containing protein, whose product MHSFSEWLKRYRKALGALAAVLVVAGTAWLYAGAAGGGEGGPQAEPDSGAVAERRQDGAGEAQRQPDAEGGEAATAPSPSGGSEPPSATPAPSAGGSGGPPPSAESAPPSATPAAGGSGGESAPPVPAGSASPPKPTASPAAKPPAAGAAPSAAPSKTAPPASGAKPGGGSAAASPTAKPPRADTVSLSVTGPEETGAILSGKTVVIEKGDTVLDALQKATRAAKVQMEHSGSGAGAYVSGIGNVYEFDEGPGSGWLYSVNGEFSSKSAGAVKVEPGDVIEWRYTLDYGDDLGAPSASQGGG is encoded by the coding sequence ATGCACAGCTTCAGCGAGTGGTTGAAACGATATCGGAAAGCGCTCGGCGCGCTCGCCGCCGTCCTCGTCGTGGCCGGCACGGCCTGGCTGTACGCCGGGGCGGCCGGCGGCGGAGAGGGAGGTCCTCAGGCAGAGCCGGACAGCGGGGCGGTGGCCGAGCGGCGGCAGGACGGCGCGGGCGAGGCGCAGCGCCAGCCGGATGCGGAAGGCGGCGAGGCCGCGACGGCGCCGAGCCCGTCCGGCGGCAGCGAGCCGCCATCGGCGACCCCGGCGCCGAGCGCAGGCGGCTCCGGCGGGCCGCCGCCATCGGCGGAGTCGGCGCCGCCGTCCGCGACGCCTGCAGCCGGCGGCAGCGGCGGCGAGTCCGCGCCGCCAGTGCCGGCGGGCAGCGCGTCGCCGCCGAAGCCGACCGCGTCGCCGGCGGCCAAGCCGCCTGCGGCGGGGGCAGCGCCGTCCGCCGCGCCGTCGAAGACGGCGCCGCCGGCCTCCGGCGCCAAGCCGGGCGGCGGCTCGGCTGCGGCCAGCCCGACGGCGAAGCCGCCCCGGGCGGACACGGTGTCCTTGAGCGTGACGGGCCCGGAGGAGACGGGCGCGATTTTGTCCGGCAAGACGGTGGTGATCGAGAAAGGCGACACCGTGCTCGACGCGCTCCAGAAGGCGACGCGCGCGGCGAAGGTGCAGATGGAGCACAGCGGCAGCGGCGCGGGCGCTTACGTGAGCGGCATCGGCAACGTCTACGAGTTCGACGAAGGGCCGGGCAGCGGCTGGCTGTACAGCGTGAACGGCGAATTTTCGAGCAAGAGCGCCGGCGCGGTCAAAGTGGAGCCGGGCGACGTCATCGAATGGCGGTACACGCTCGACTACGGCGACGATCTCGGGGCTCCTAGCGCCTCGCAGGGCGGCGGCTGA
- a CDS encoding glutathione peroxidase, producing the protein MPSSIYDYSAVSMSGKEVSLDRYKDKVLLIVNTASECGFTFQYQDLQKLYDRYKDRDFVVLGFPCNQFADQEPGDNGAIHTFCTLRYGVTFPMFNKVDVRDAGAHPLFAYLSEALPFEGFDMRHPVAKILVPLIEERHPHYMPGNSVKWNFTKFLVDRQGRVSQRFEATTDPLDMEASIEALL; encoded by the coding sequence ATGCCGTCATCCATCTACGACTACTCCGCCGTCAGCATGTCCGGAAAGGAAGTCTCTCTCGACCGCTACAAGGACAAGGTGCTCCTGATCGTCAACACGGCGAGCGAGTGCGGCTTCACGTTCCAGTACCAGGATCTTCAGAAGCTGTACGACCGGTACAAGGACCGGGACTTCGTCGTCCTCGGCTTCCCCTGCAACCAGTTCGCGGATCAGGAGCCCGGCGACAACGGCGCGATCCATACGTTCTGCACGCTCCGCTACGGCGTGACGTTCCCGATGTTCAACAAGGTGGACGTGCGCGACGCCGGCGCCCACCCGCTGTTCGCCTATCTGTCGGAGGCGCTGCCGTTCGAGGGCTTCGACATGCGCCACCCGGTCGCCAAGATTCTCGTTCCGCTCATCGAGGAGCGCCATCCGCACTACATGCCCGGCAACTCCGTCAAATGGAACTTCACCAAGTTCCTCGTCGACCGGCAAGGCCGCGTCTCGCAGCGGTTCGAGGCGACGACCGACCCGCTCGACATGGAAGCGAGCATCGAGGCGCTGCTGTAA
- a CDS encoding DUF5680 domain-containing protein, whose amino-acid sequence MTADPTPLARFLHEAKTRAYAAGGAPAAPSRPGSKDYPYEQVEFRYLDSYVGELDFAGQEIVWRSGEAVWAMNYYGHTLVPEPDFPEFLLEALRAAPAEAPLRGPALFESDRFRYACSWEGGLDRFEGREEIVRTDGTPIFRLVFHGGAIRREP is encoded by the coding sequence ATGACTGCCGATCCGACACCGCTCGCCCGCTTCCTCCATGAAGCCAAGACCCGCGCCTACGCCGCTGGAGGAGCTCCCGCGGCTCCTTCGCGCCCGGGATCGAAGGACTACCCGTACGAGCAGGTCGAGTTCCGCTACCTGGACAGCTATGTCGGCGAGCTCGACTTCGCCGGCCAGGAAATCGTCTGGCGGAGCGGCGAAGCCGTCTGGGCGATGAATTATTACGGCCATACGCTCGTGCCCGAGCCGGACTTTCCCGAGTTCCTGCTGGAGGCGCTCCGCGCGGCTCCGGCCGAAGCGCCGCTGCGCGGGCCGGCCTTGTTCGAGTCCGATCGCTTCCGCTACGCCTGCTCCTGGGAGGGCGGCCTGGACCGGTTCGAAGGCCGGGAAGAAATCGTTCGGACGGACGGAACGCCGATCTTCCGGCTCGTCTTCCACGGAGGCGCGATCCGGCGGGAACCATAA
- a CDS encoding carbohydrate-binding module family 20 domain-containing protein translates to MFNKVKTRWGAALAGALLLQTIAGAGLAPGGPSGLAAGTAAAAGQEYGLPADAKDGVIFHAWNWSFDNIKAQLPAIAAAGFKSIQTSPIQGSKEPLTAGSQWWVLYQPTNFAIGNAQLGTREQFRQLCAEAEKYGIDIIVDVVANHTGNAGGGNLTYTPAANVDPDIRTNASYWHEARGVDNWNDRWQVTQWGIGLPDLNTGNPGLQDKIISFLNDAVALGADGFRFDAAKHIELPEDPGGTNFWPRVLGSLTNRQDLFVYGEVLQGGADNFAGYASYMSLTASSYGHEVRRAVGFGGGPDLALAQPLQAGSVSPSKLVTWVESHDTYANDSSESTGMTDYQLKMGWALIAARAQTTSLFFDRPAGSGKFGSPLGQPGRGLWRDADVVAVNKFHNAMAGQGEYLRTQGSQTMLVERGTKGMVIVNLGGEVRIDSPTNLASGTYANRASGGGSFTVTGGRITGTLGGGKIAVLYPDGAATPSPTATPTATPSPTATPGATPSATPVPTQTPAAGLVVHFYKPSGWGAPSVYYYDDSVSPVRTGPAWPGTAMTDEGGGWYRYAIPSWSQAKVIFSSNGSQLPAAQQPGYAVSGREAWIKDGAVSAAKPDQSLVQVTFTIQNATTVMGQNVFIAGSIPELGSWDAAKAVGPGSSAAYPTWTVTARLPVGASIQFKAIKKDGAGAAVWESGANRTYTVSASNPTVSFSFRL, encoded by the coding sequence ATGTTCAACAAGGTTAAAACCCGCTGGGGAGCCGCCCTGGCCGGCGCGCTGCTGCTCCAGACGATCGCCGGGGCGGGTCTCGCTCCCGGAGGGCCGAGCGGACTGGCCGCCGGAACGGCCGCAGCGGCGGGGCAGGAGTACGGCTTGCCGGCGGACGCCAAGGACGGCGTCATCTTTCATGCGTGGAACTGGTCGTTCGACAACATCAAGGCGCAGCTGCCGGCGATCGCGGCCGCGGGCTTCAAGTCGATCCAGACGTCCCCGATCCAGGGGAGCAAGGAGCCGCTGACGGCAGGCAGCCAGTGGTGGGTGCTGTATCAGCCGACGAACTTCGCGATCGGCAACGCGCAGCTCGGCACGCGCGAGCAGTTCCGCCAGCTGTGCGCGGAAGCGGAGAAGTACGGCATCGACATCATCGTCGACGTCGTCGCCAACCATACCGGCAACGCCGGCGGCGGCAATCTGACCTACACGCCTGCGGCGAACGTCGATCCCGACATCCGTACCAATGCCTCTTATTGGCATGAGGCGCGCGGCGTCGACAACTGGAACGACCGCTGGCAGGTGACGCAGTGGGGCATCGGCTTGCCGGACCTCAACACCGGCAATCCGGGGCTGCAGGACAAGATCATCTCGTTCCTGAACGATGCGGTGGCGCTCGGGGCGGACGGATTCCGCTTCGACGCCGCCAAGCATATCGAGCTGCCGGAGGACCCGGGCGGCACGAACTTCTGGCCGCGCGTGCTCGGCTCGCTGACGAACCGGCAGGACCTGTTCGTCTACGGCGAGGTGCTTCAGGGCGGCGCCGACAACTTTGCCGGGTATGCGAGCTACATGAGCCTGACGGCGTCGAGCTACGGGCATGAGGTGCGGAGGGCGGTCGGCTTCGGAGGCGGACCGGACTTGGCGCTGGCCCAGCCGCTGCAGGCCGGAAGCGTCAGCCCGTCCAAGCTCGTCACGTGGGTGGAGTCGCATGACACGTACGCCAACGACAGCAGCGAGTCGACCGGCATGACCGACTACCAGCTGAAGATGGGCTGGGCGCTGATCGCGGCGCGGGCGCAGACGACGTCGCTGTTCTTCGACCGCCCGGCCGGCAGCGGCAAGTTCGGCAGCCCGCTCGGCCAGCCGGGACGCGGGCTGTGGCGCGACGCCGACGTCGTCGCCGTGAACAAGTTCCACAACGCGATGGCCGGTCAAGGCGAGTACCTGCGTACCCAGGGAAGCCAGACGATGCTGGTCGAGCGCGGGACGAAAGGCATGGTCATCGTCAATCTCGGCGGAGAGGTCCGCATCGACTCGCCGACGAACCTGGCGAGCGGCACCTATGCGAACCGCGCTTCCGGCGGCGGCAGCTTCACGGTGACCGGAGGCCGCATCACGGGCACCCTCGGCGGCGGAAAGATCGCCGTGCTCTACCCGGACGGAGCCGCGACGCCGAGCCCGACCGCGACGCCGACCGCGACGCCAAGCCCGACCGCGACTCCGGGCGCCACGCCGAGCGCGACGCCGGTGCCGACGCAGACGCCGGCGGCGGGCTTGGTCGTCCATTTCTACAAGCCGAGCGGCTGGGGCGCGCCGAGCGTGTACTACTATGACGACAGCGTCAGCCCGGTCCGCACCGGTCCGGCCTGGCCGGGGACGGCGATGACGGACGAGGGAGGCGGCTGGTACCGCTATGCGATCCCTTCCTGGAGCCAGGCCAAGGTCATCTTCAGCTCGAACGGCAGCCAGCTGCCCGCGGCGCAGCAGCCGGGCTACGCCGTCTCCGGCAGAGAAGCCTGGATCAAGGACGGCGCGGTCAGCGCGGCCAAGCCGGACCAGAGCCTCGTGCAGGTGACGTTCACGATCCAGAACGCGACGACGGTCATGGGCCAGAACGTGTTCATCGCCGGCAGCATTCCCGAGCTGGGCAGCTGGGATGCCGCCAAGGCGGTCGGGCCCGGCTCGTCTGCGGCCTATCCGACCTGGACCGTCACGGCCAGGCTGCCCGTGGGAGCGAGCATCCAGTTCAAGGCGATCAAAAAAGACGGCGCCGGAGCAGCCGTCTGGGAAAGCGGGGCGAACCGAACCTATACGGTGAGCGCGTCGAATCCGACCGTTTCGTTTTCCTTCCGGCTGTAA
- a CDS encoding alpha-amylase family protein encodes MNETQEQEKKVPRWAFALVGAILLLVLLSVIYAGFMSGRISSDADADALGGLPEKTEDGVIFHAWNWSFDAIRAKLPELAEAGFKSVQTSPVQPNKEPLTDGSQWWILYQPTGFGIGSSQLGTREQFRQLCEEAEKHGISIIVDVVANHMGNAGGGELAHQPAKNVDPELLANPDFWHEAKGVLDWNARGQVTQWGIGLPDLNTANEALQDKVIAFLNDAVALGADGFRFDAAKHIELPDDRTPSNFWPRVLGSLEGKDRLFLYGEVLQGGADRYPSYAEFLHLTASRYGEAVRHAVGFGGAPDVALAEDFKASGVDPSKLVTWVESHDTYANDSEESTAMTDAQLKLGWAIVASRAGSNPLFFNRPAGGGKFAARIGEPGSELWLDPDVAALNRFHNAMAGEGERLMALGPDVLLIERGEKGAVLLNAGASAAEVEAETALPSGSYKSKSSGGGTFSVTSGKLAGSLAPGAIAVLQR; translated from the coding sequence ATGAACGAAACCCAAGAACAAGAGAAGAAGGTTCCCCGCTGGGCATTCGCCCTTGTCGGTGCCATCCTGCTGCTGGTCCTGCTCAGCGTCATCTACGCCGGCTTCATGAGCGGGAGGATTTCCAGCGATGCGGATGCGGATGCGCTCGGGGGACTGCCCGAGAAGACGGAGGACGGAGTCATTTTCCACGCCTGGAACTGGTCGTTCGACGCGATCCGGGCCAAGCTGCCGGAGCTCGCCGAGGCAGGCTTCAAGTCGGTGCAGACATCGCCGGTGCAGCCGAACAAGGAGCCGCTGACGGACGGCAGCCAGTGGTGGATTCTGTACCAGCCGACCGGCTTCGGCATCGGCAGCTCGCAGCTCGGGACGCGGGAGCAGTTCCGGCAGCTGTGCGAGGAGGCGGAGAAGCACGGCATCAGCATCATCGTCGACGTCGTCGCCAACCATATGGGCAACGCGGGCGGCGGAGAGCTGGCGCATCAGCCGGCCAAGAACGTCGACCCGGAGCTGCTCGCGAATCCGGACTTCTGGCATGAGGCCAAAGGCGTGCTCGACTGGAACGCCCGCGGCCAGGTGACGCAGTGGGGCATCGGCCTGCCGGATCTCAACACGGCCAACGAAGCGCTGCAGGACAAGGTGATCGCCTTCCTGAACGATGCGGTCGCGCTCGGCGCGGACGGGTTCCGCTTCGATGCGGCGAAGCACATCGAGCTGCCGGACGACCGGACGCCGTCGAACTTCTGGCCGCGGGTGCTCGGCTCGCTGGAAGGCAAGGACCGGCTCTTCCTTTACGGCGAGGTGCTGCAGGGCGGCGCGGACCGCTACCCTTCGTATGCCGAGTTCCTGCATCTGACCGCTTCGCGCTACGGCGAGGCGGTGCGTCACGCGGTCGGCTTCGGCGGAGCGCCGGATGTGGCACTGGCGGAGGACTTCAAGGCGAGCGGAGTCGATCCGTCCAAGCTCGTGACCTGGGTCGAATCGCATGACACGTATGCCAACGACAGCGAGGAATCGACCGCGATGACGGACGCGCAGCTGAAGCTCGGCTGGGCGATCGTCGCCTCGCGCGCCGGCTCGAATCCGCTGTTCTTCAACCGCCCGGCGGGCGGGGGCAAGTTCGCGGCCCGCATCGGAGAGCCGGGCAGCGAGCTGTGGCTGGACCCGGACGTCGCGGCGCTGAACCGGTTCCACAACGCGATGGCGGGCGAGGGCGAGCGGCTGATGGCGCTCGGTCCGGACGTGCTGCTGATCGAGCGCGGGGAAAAGGGAGCCGTGCTGCTCAACGCCGGCGCATCGGCCGCCGAAGTGGAAGCGGAAACCGCGCTGCCGTCCGGCAGCTACAAGAGCAAGTCATCCGGCGGCGGCACGTTCTCCGTCACCAGCGGCAAGCTGGCCGGCAGCCTCGCGCCCGGCGCGATCGCGGTGCTGCAGCGCTGA